The following coding sequences lie in one Candidatus Ancaeobacter aquaticus genomic window:
- a CDS encoding GTP-binding protein, producing the protein MAKEKFERSKPHVNIGTIGHVDHGKTTLTAAIIGTLAKQGLADLKKFDDIDNAPEEKERGVTIN; encoded by the coding sequence ATGGCAAAGGAAAAATTTGAAAGGTCAAAGCCGCACGTAAATATTGGAACGATCGGGCACGTGGATCATGGTAAGACAACACTCACTGCAGCGATAATCGGAACATTGGCAAAGCAAGGATTAGCGGATTTGAAGAAGTTTGATGATATTGATAATGCCCCTGAAGAAAAGGAAAGAGGAGTAACGATCAATG
- a CDS encoding methyl-accepting chemotaxis protein, protein MGAHERRRRYLIDKKLQLRYVCMILLTVVVVNVIVGVGMYFSVWTVLKKEYSQIVIGQKIVTAQRIKAYEDVRSGDATINSQDIDKEADLLSDHLLKQLKDSFMRTQVKIIPVIILLLIIIFLEGVFLSNRIAGPIYHVNKSLKEIKKGDLRTRTYFRKHDEFKDLYQDLNYVIGDFEESITKMKEVIASLESGGINLKARVIQVSDTKAKEITPLCDDLIAKAQEASVFLAKYKVKAETPEGAESQNS, encoded by the coding sequence ATGGGTGCTCATGAGAGAAGAAGGCGATACTTAATTGATAAGAAATTACAGTTAAGGTATGTCTGCATGATTCTTCTTACTGTTGTTGTGGTAAATGTTATTGTTGGTGTTGGTATGTACTTTTCTGTTTGGACAGTGCTTAAAAAAGAATATTCACAGATTGTTATCGGGCAAAAGATTGTTACCGCGCAGAGAATTAAGGCATATGAAGATGTTCGTTCTGGTGATGCAACGATCAATAGCCAGGATATTGATAAAGAGGCGGATCTTTTAAGTGATCATTTGCTTAAGCAGCTTAAAGATAGTTTTATGAGAACACAGGTTAAGATCATCCCTGTTATTATACTGCTTCTGATAATTATTTTTTTGGAGGGGGTATTTCTCTCAAATCGTATAGCGGGTCCGATATATCATGTCAATAAATCACTCAAGGAAATAAAAAAAGGTGATCTGAGAACGCGTACCTATTTTAGAAAACATGATGAGTTCAAGGATTTGTATCAGGATCTGAACTATGTTATAGGAGATTTTGAGGAGAGTATTACAAAGATGAAGGAAGTTATTGCGTCACTTGAAAGCGGTGGTATCAATCTTAAGGCACGGGTTATTCAGGTCAGTGATACAAAAGCCAAAGAAATCACTCCTCTCTGTGACGATTTAATTGCAAAGGCACAGGAAGCGAGTGTGTTTCTTGCCAAGTACAAGGTAAAAGCGGAAACCCCGGAAGGTGCTGAGTCACAAAATTCGTAA